Proteins from a single region of Paramormyrops kingsleyae isolate MSU_618 chromosome 9, PKINGS_0.4, whole genome shotgun sequence:
- the LOC111838413 gene encoding death-associated protein kinase 2 encodes MALFKLENVEDLYEIGEVLGSGHFGQVREVRERATGTLWAGKFLKLRKNASSRLGIERKSVEKEVEILQTLQHGNIMAIRDVFESRAEVVLIVELIRGGELFDFVAEKENLTEREAIEFLEQILHGVQYMHSKRIAHFDLKPENIMLSEKAVPHPNIKVIDFGLAHHFEQGEEYKSISGTPQYIAPEVINYEPLSEATDMWSIGVITYILLSGMSPFQGDTDGETLKNIVDMTYEFDDYHFKQTSDMAKDFIQKLLRKEQNERMTADECLLHPWIKPLTRKQAATRNRSSINMKNFKRFNAKRKWKMSYNMVSACNRFCRLQLLCKPSIKVDEELRQCESDQEDTETKPETLLRRRLSSSS; translated from the exons ATGGCCCTTTTCAAGCTGGAGAACGTGGAGGACCTGTACGAGATCGGGGAAGTGCTGGGCAG CGGGCACTTTGGGCAGGTCCGGGAGGTGCGGGAACGGGCCACGGGGACCCTCTGGGCGGGCAAGTTCCTGAAGCTGCGGAAGAACGCCAGCAGCCGGCTGGGGATCGAGAGGAAGAGCGtggagaaggaggtggagaTCCTGCAGACCCTGCAGCATGGCAACATCATGGCCATCCGAGACGTGTTCGagagcagagcagaggtggTGCTCATTGTGGAGCT GATTCGTGGTGGGGAGCTCTTTGACTTTGTGGCGGAGAAGGAGAACTTGACAGAGCGCGAGGCCATAGAGTTCCTCGAGCAAATCCTCCACGGCGTCCAGTACATGCACAGCAAGCGCATCGCCCACTTTGACTTAAAG CCGGAAAATATCATGCTGTCGGAAAAGGCGGTGCCGCATCCTAACATTAAGGTTATCGACTTTGGACTGGCGCACCACTTCGAACAAGGAGAGGAGTACAAGAGCATAAGCGGCACCCCCCAGTACATCG CTCCCGAGGTGATCAATTATGAACCCCTGAGTGAGGCGACAGACATGTG GAGCATTGGAGTCATCACCTACATACT GTTGAGTGGTATGTCCCCGTTCCAAGGGGATACTGATGGAGAGACGCTCAAAAACATCGTAGACATGACCTACGAATTCGACGACTACCATTTTAAACAAACCAGCGACATGGCCAAAGACTTCATCCAGAAGCTGCTGCGCAAGGAACAAAA TGAGAGAATGACGGCGGATGAGTGTCTGCTCCATCCCTGGATTAAG CCCTTAACACGAAAGCAGGCGGCCACCAGGAATCGCTCCTCCATCAACATGAAAAACTTCAAGAGGTTCAACGCCAAGAGGAAATGGAAG ATGTCCTACAACATGGTGTCGGCATGTAACCGATTCTGTCGTCTTCAGTTACTGTGCAAGCCCAGTATAAAAGTAGATGAGGAGCTG AGACAGTGCGAAAGTGACCAGGAGGACACAGAAACCAAACCAGAGACCCTCCTCAGACGCCGACTCAGCAGCAGTTCTTAG